Proteins from a single region of Melanotaenia boesemani isolate fMelBoe1 chromosome 3, fMelBoe1.pri, whole genome shotgun sequence:
- the LOC121635285 gene encoding transcription factor HES-5-like, translating into MAPTITPDRTTSQEHLNLNHKIRKPLVEKLRRERINSSIEQLKSLLGPEFLKQQPDSKLEKADILEMTVCFLRRLQQQHRAVDSAAVDQGYSRCVQEVVHFLSKEEVKTQSQRRLLNHFNKLQSSSDKNLREADFSPLSSTVQISITKDKSPANSALWRPW; encoded by the exons ATGGCTCCTACAATTACTCCAGATAGGACCACATCTCAGGAGCATCTGAATCTGAACCACAAG ATCAGAAAGCCTCTGGTGGAGAAGCTACGCAGAGAGCGAATCAACAGCAGCATCGAGCAGCTCAAGTCTCTCCTGGGTCCAGAGTTCCTCAAACAGCAGCCGGACTCCAAGCTGGAGAAAGCCGACATCCTGGAGATGACAGTTTGCTTCCTGAGACGACTGCAGCAGCAACACCGAGCTGTGGACTCAGCAGCTGTTGATCAGGGCTACTCCAGGTGTGTCCAAGAGGTGGTGCACTTCCTGTCCAAGGAGGAGGTGAAGACTCAGTCCCAGAGAAGACTGCTGAACCACTTCAACAAGCTGCAGTCTTCCTCTGATAAGAACCTGAGAGAGGCTGACTTCtctcctctcagctccacaGTCCAGATCAGCATCACCAAAGACAAGAGTCCAGCTAACAGCGCCCTCTGGAGGCCGTGGTAG